In Flavobacterium gelatinilyticum, a genomic segment contains:
- a CDS encoding DEAD/DEAH box helicase, with amino-acid sequence MSKPFSILGVASPILKALGELKIVEPTEIQQKTIPLLLSENHDLVGLAKTGTGKTAAFGLPLLQLINTELPVIQAVILVPTRELGHQIFRNLEDFSKYIQNISIAATCGGIPIKPQIERLTTPTHIIVATPGRLIDLIQRKAVDLSQTQYLVLDEADEMVSILKESLDEIIAELPKKHRTLLFSATLPGTIKQLIQNYLNKNVVQVSANMEIVGNAGIDHEYIVVDPIEKLDVLMHFLNSREGERGIIFCKTKAAVNKLAKNLAINRFSSGAIHGSLTQGIRDRIMEQFREGHINILVATDLAARGIDVKEISYVVNYHLPDAYETYVHRSGRTARAGAKGLSLTVLQEEEVFEIADFERELGLKFSKFQKPSALSIEENNTLLWAKQIFKTKPNHDISTDLKTKVKTVFHHLTKDELIEKLLANYVLQNKIEVTEKPVKKFKK; translated from the coding sequence ATGTCTAAACCATTCTCAATATTAGGAGTTGCATCACCAATTTTAAAAGCATTAGGTGAATTAAAAATTGTTGAACCAACAGAAATTCAGCAGAAAACAATTCCGCTTTTATTATCAGAAAACCATGATTTGGTTGGTTTAGCTAAAACCGGAACAGGAAAAACAGCCGCTTTTGGACTTCCTTTATTGCAATTAATAAATACTGAATTGCCAGTAATTCAGGCTGTAATTTTAGTACCTACAAGAGAATTGGGACATCAGATTTTTAGAAATCTGGAAGATTTTTCAAAATATATTCAAAATATTTCCATAGCAGCAACTTGCGGCGGAATCCCGATCAAACCTCAAATTGAGCGCCTTACAACGCCTACACATATCATTGTAGCTACTCCCGGACGTTTAATTGATTTAATTCAGAGAAAAGCGGTTGATTTAAGCCAGACACAATATTTAGTTTTAGACGAAGCCGATGAAATGGTTTCTATTCTAAAAGAAAGCCTGGACGAAATCATTGCAGAACTTCCTAAAAAACATAGAACTTTATTGTTTTCTGCCACTTTACCCGGAACAATTAAACAATTGATTCAGAATTATTTGAATAAAAATGTGGTTCAGGTAAGTGCTAATATGGAAATTGTGGGAAATGCTGGAATTGACCACGAATATATTGTGGTTGATCCCATTGAAAAACTCGATGTATTAATGCATTTCCTAAATTCAAGAGAAGGCGAACGTGGTATTATTTTCTGTAAAACCAAAGCTGCCGTAAATAAACTGGCTAAAAATCTGGCTATAAACCGATTTTCATCCGGAGCAATTCACGGAAGCCTAACGCAGGGAATCCGTGACCGAATCATGGAGCAATTTCGTGAAGGACATATCAATATTTTGGTTGCCACAGATTTAGCTGCAAGAGGAATCGATGTTAAAGAAATTTCATATGTTGTAAACTATCATTTGCCAGATGCTTACGAAACGTATGTTCACCGAAGCGGAAGAACTGCCAGAGCAGGAGCAAAGGGACTTTCGCTGACCGTTTTGCAGGAAGAAGAAGTTTTTGAAATTGCTGATTTTGAAAGAGAACTTGGTCTGAAATTCTCAAAATTTCAAAAACCATCTGCATTAAGTATCGAGGAAAATAATACTCTTTTGTGGGCAAAACAAATCTTTAAAACAAAACCCAATCACGATATTTCGACAGACTTAAAAACAAAGGTAAAAACCGTTTTTCATCATCTTACAAAAGATGAACTGATAGA